A genomic segment from Aegilops tauschii subsp. strangulata cultivar AL8/78 chromosome 1, Aet v6.0, whole genome shotgun sequence encodes:
- the LOC109764484 gene encoding protein DMP6, with protein MAAQNEVVARQGREDEVHGVDEERPLLARPPAVRDDPGDGLSPMQRAISQTYQSTAHLATLLPTGTVMAFQLLSPIVTDQGHCVRANRAMAGALVALCGLSCFALSFTDSFRDAKGAVRYGFATRRGLWVIDGGAPLDPQAAAAYRLRFLDLVHAVVTVMVFVAVALFDHNVVSCFYPVPSEDAAQVLTVLPIAIGVVGSMLFVTFPTTRHGIGFPLSQH; from the coding sequence ATGGCGGCGCAGAACGAGGTGGTGGCGCGGCAGGGGCGCGAGGACGAGGTCCACGGCGTCGACGAGGAGCGGCCACTCCTGGCGAGGCCGCCGGCCGTCCGCGACGACCCAGGCGACGGGCTGAGCCCGATGCAGAGGGCCATCAGCCAGACGTACCAGAGCACGGCGCACCTGGCCACGCTGCTGCCCACGGGCACCGTCATGGCGTTCCAGCTGCTCTCCCCGATCGTCACGGACCAGGGCCACTGCGTGCGCGCCAACCGCGCCATGGCCGGCGCGCTCGTCGCGCTCTGCGGCCTCTCCTGCTTCGCGCTCAGCTTCACCGACAGCTTCCGGGACGCCAAGGGCGCCGTGCGCTACGGCTTCGCCACGCGCCGCGGGCTCTGGGTCATCGATGGCGGCGCGCCGCTCGACCCGCAGGCCGCAGCAGCCTACAGGCTGCGCTTCCTCGACCTCGTGCACGCCGTCGTCACCGTCATGGTCTTCGTCGCCGTCGCGCTCTTCGACCACAACGTCGTCTCCTGCTTCTACCCCGTGCCGTCCGAGGATGCCGCGCAGGTGCTCACCGTGCTGCCCATCGCCATCGGGGTGGTCGGGAGCATGCTCTTCGTCACCTTCCCGACCACACGCCACGGCATCGGCTTCCCGCTCTCGCAGCATTGA